One genomic window of Cupriavidus malaysiensis includes the following:
- a CDS encoding LysR family transcriptional regulator, giving the protein MRGFDLDQLRTFVTVAEAGSLSAAAPRLYLSQSSVSEQLRKLEARAGVPLLTRGKQGAVPTPAGRRLLEHARRILALSEMALQDLRGQGLEGELRLAVTDYFRPGEIAAMLRGLRERYPQLRLHVTVMKSAMIEAEVDGGSFDIGLSMRLAPAAQGRARPRDGSRRTGKTGAGTVLRRETLAWVAAPGDSEALGVPLPLVLLPDTCSLHQYVVQLLRRRRLEYVVMHSASGVAGLQLALAAGLGLSCLNASAIGPGIATLDARTQARLRLPPLPPAEFFLLPARAGEAPLVGQVRAALAEQLG; this is encoded by the coding sequence ATGCGTGGGTTCGATCTCGACCAGTTGCGTACCTTCGTCACGGTCGCGGAGGCAGGCAGCCTGTCGGCTGCCGCACCGAGGCTGTACCTTTCGCAGTCCTCGGTGAGCGAGCAGCTGCGCAAGCTGGAAGCGCGCGCCGGCGTGCCGCTGCTGACGCGCGGCAAGCAGGGCGCAGTCCCCACGCCGGCGGGCCGGCGCCTGCTCGAGCATGCACGGCGTATCCTCGCCCTCAGCGAGATGGCGCTGCAGGACCTGCGCGGGCAGGGGCTGGAAGGCGAGCTGCGCCTGGCGGTCACCGACTACTTCCGGCCCGGCGAGATCGCGGCCATGCTGCGCGGCCTGCGCGAGCGCTACCCGCAGTTGCGGCTGCACGTGACGGTGATGAAAAGCGCGATGATCGAAGCCGAGGTGGATGGCGGCAGCTTCGACATCGGCTTGTCGATGCGGCTGGCACCGGCGGCGCAAGGGCGCGCCCGCCCGCGCGATGGCAGCCGTCGCACGGGCAAGACCGGGGCGGGCACGGTGCTGCGGCGCGAGACCCTGGCCTGGGTCGCGGCGCCAGGCGATAGCGAGGCATTGGGCGTGCCCTTGCCGCTGGTGCTGCTGCCGGACACCTGCTCCCTGCACCAGTATGTGGTGCAGTTGTTGCGGCGGCGCCGGCTCGAGTATGTGGTGATGCACTCGGCTTCCGGTGTCGCCGGCCTGCAACTGGCGCTGGCGGCCGGCCTCGGCCTGTCCTGCCTCAATGCCTCGGCGATCGGACCGGGCATCGCCACGCTGGATGCGCGCACGCAGGCGCGTCTGCGCCTGCCGCCCTTGCCGCCGGCGGAGTTCTTTCTGCTGCCGGCACGCGCGGGCGAGGCGCCACTGGTCGGGCAGGTGCGCGCGGCGCTGGCGGAACAGCTCGGCTAG
- a CDS encoding TonB-dependent receptor → MNRRTPIATALLALFAAPVAVHAQQDPSTRPPQAAQAQQAPAAAGGTLKEVVVQGSGSRDDYNAVHNSISKLPEDLHDVPQSVTVVNQALMQAQGASSLADALRNVPGITIGAAEGGQIGNNINLNGFTARTDIYLDGFRDRGQYYRDTFALEEVEVLMGPSSMLFGRGSTGGVINQVSKKPSLKAATEVSGSVTTNGLVRATADYNTPTSDTSAFRISAMAQNGKPSTRDEMTVQDFGIAPSWRAGIGTSTEITLSALLQHNHDMPDYGLPNLNGHPVNVNRNAFYGYTDDRTNQDIASLSAGITHKISPNLKLRNQTQFNYVETDARETAPNAVGTVGTRGFTALTSSSLPLDRLFVRLQSHDRKIRDYSIFNQTELTANFDTGPVKHTLLLGTEFGHDGYNNQNYYRDGSCNGVPLVNGTTAATTGYAACEPLASPGYSASPSSVASTPGNLQGGSSNTIAAYVNDSIEFNKHWKAVAGLRYDRFIASVTNSINSGNSAGAPYFSTALANAQQTVNFTSVRLGGIWQPTEAQSYYVSYGTSFNPSLEQLTATVGQQNLDPEKNKAYEVGGKWDLMGGDLSLNSALFQITKDNARTQIDSTTYALTGTIRVRGFRAGATGRITSKWQVFAGYTYLDAQITNGIGAGTQGMVPANTPKHTATVWSSYRVLPDWEVGGGAYYMSQRFANNTDTVQVGGYVRWDAMVAYHQPKYDVRLNLFNVFDKKYYDALIPSDGGRAVPGTGRTAMLSFVYRM, encoded by the coding sequence ATGAACCGCCGCACACCGATCGCCACCGCGCTGCTCGCCCTCTTCGCCGCCCCCGTCGCCGTTCACGCCCAGCAGGACCCATCCACACGGCCGCCCCAAGCGGCGCAGGCCCAGCAGGCGCCCGCCGCAGCCGGTGGCACGCTGAAGGAAGTGGTCGTGCAGGGCAGCGGCAGCCGCGACGACTACAACGCCGTCCACAACAGCATCTCCAAGCTGCCCGAGGACCTGCACGACGTGCCGCAGTCGGTCACGGTGGTGAACCAGGCGCTGATGCAGGCACAGGGCGCGAGCTCGCTGGCCGACGCCCTGCGCAACGTGCCCGGCATCACCATCGGTGCCGCAGAAGGCGGCCAGATCGGCAACAACATCAACCTGAACGGCTTCACCGCCCGCACCGACATCTACCTGGACGGCTTCCGCGACCGCGGCCAGTACTATCGCGACACCTTCGCGCTGGAAGAAGTGGAAGTGCTGATGGGCCCCTCCTCGATGCTGTTCGGCCGCGGCTCCACCGGCGGCGTGATCAACCAGGTCAGCAAGAAGCCCTCGCTGAAGGCCGCCACCGAAGTCAGCGGCTCGGTCACCACCAACGGCCTGGTGCGCGCCACCGCCGACTACAACACGCCGACCTCGGACACCTCGGCCTTCCGCATCTCGGCCATGGCGCAGAACGGCAAACCCAGCACGCGCGACGAGATGACCGTGCAGGACTTCGGCATCGCCCCGTCCTGGCGCGCAGGCATCGGCACCTCGACCGAGATCACGCTGTCGGCACTGCTGCAGCACAATCACGACATGCCGGACTACGGCCTGCCGAACCTGAACGGACATCCGGTCAACGTCAATCGCAACGCCTTCTACGGCTATACCGATGACCGCACCAACCAGGACATCGCCTCGCTCAGCGCCGGCATCACCCACAAGATCTCGCCCAACCTGAAGCTGCGCAACCAGACGCAGTTCAACTATGTGGAGACGGATGCCCGCGAGACCGCGCCCAATGCGGTCGGCACGGTCGGCACGCGCGGCTTCACTGCACTGACCAGCAGTTCCCTGCCGCTGGACCGGCTGTTCGTGCGCCTGCAGAGCCACGACCGCAAGATCCGCGACTACTCGATCTTCAACCAGACCGAGCTGACCGCCAACTTCGACACCGGACCGGTCAAGCACACGCTGCTGCTCGGCACCGAGTTCGGCCACGACGGCTACAACAACCAGAACTACTACCGCGACGGCAGTTGCAACGGCGTGCCGCTGGTCAACGGCACCACCGCCGCCACCACCGGCTACGCCGCCTGCGAGCCGCTGGCCAGTCCGGGCTACTCGGCCTCGCCGTCCAGCGTGGCCAGCACGCCCGGCAACCTGCAGGGCGGCTCGTCCAACACCATCGCGGCCTACGTCAACGACTCGATCGAGTTCAACAAGCACTGGAAGGCGGTGGCCGGCCTGCGCTACGACCGCTTCATCGCCAGCGTCACCAACTCGATCAACTCCGGCAACAGCGCGGGCGCGCCTTACTTCAGCACGGCGCTGGCCAACGCCCAGCAGACGGTCAACTTCACCAGCGTGCGCCTGGGCGGCATCTGGCAACCGACCGAGGCACAGTCCTACTATGTCTCCTACGGCACTTCGTTCAACCCGTCGCTGGAGCAACTGACCGCGACCGTCGGCCAGCAGAACCTCGATCCCGAGAAGAACAAGGCCTACGAGGTCGGCGGCAAGTGGGACCTGATGGGCGGCGACCTGTCGCTCAACTCGGCACTGTTCCAGATCACCAAGGACAATGCGCGCACGCAGATCGACTCCACCACCTACGCGCTGACCGGCACGATCCGCGTGCGTGGCTTCCGCGCCGGGGCCACCGGCCGCATCACCAGCAAGTGGCAGGTGTTCGCCGGCTACACCTATCTCGACGCTCAGATCACCAATGGCATCGGCGCGGGTACCCAGGGCATGGTGCCGGCCAACACGCCCAAGCACACGGCGACGGTGTGGAGCAGTTACCGCGTGCTGCCCGACTGGGAGGTCGGCGGCGGCGCATACTATATGTCGCAGCGCTTCGCCAACAATACCGATACCGTGCAGGTGGGCGGCTACGTGCGCTGGGACGCCATGGTGGCGTATCACCAGCCGAAGTACGACGTGCGCCTGAACCTGTTCAATGTGTTCGACAAGAAGTATTACGATGCGCTGATCCCGTCGGACGGCGGGCGCGCGGTGCCAGGCACCGGCCGCACCGCCATGCTGTCCTTCGTCTACCGCATGTAA
- a CDS encoding aldo/keto reductase has protein sequence MQTVILPGGEAVPALGMGTWNMGEDPGARTEELAALRLGLDLGMTLIDTAEMYGEGRSEQLVGEAVAGRRDGVFLVSKVYPHHAGRREAVAACERSLRRLGTDRIDLYLLHWRGQVPLAETMEAFLALRAAGKIRHFGVSNLDLDDMQELWTVPGGRDVAANQLLYNLGRRGIEWDLLPWLREHQVPLMAYSPLEQARLLRRPSLAGFATRHGITPAQAALAWLLARPGVIAIPKSANRARVRDNAGALALRLDAAQLAELDTLFVPPAGPSALAMI, from the coding sequence ATGCAGACAGTCATCCTGCCCGGAGGGGAGGCGGTGCCCGCGCTCGGCATGGGCACCTGGAACATGGGCGAAGACCCCGGCGCACGCACCGAAGAGCTCGCGGCACTGCGCCTCGGCCTGGACCTGGGCATGACCCTGATCGACACCGCCGAGATGTACGGCGAGGGCCGCTCCGAGCAACTGGTCGGCGAGGCCGTCGCCGGACGCCGGGACGGTGTCTTCCTGGTCAGCAAGGTCTACCCGCACCACGCCGGCCGGCGCGAGGCGGTGGCCGCCTGCGAACGCAGCCTGCGGCGCCTGGGCACCGACCGCATCGATCTCTACCTACTGCACTGGCGCGGCCAGGTACCGCTGGCCGAGACCATGGAAGCCTTCCTGGCGCTGCGCGCGGCCGGCAAGATCCGCCACTTCGGCGTCAGCAACCTGGACCTGGACGATATGCAGGAACTATGGACAGTCCCGGGCGGACGGGACGTCGCCGCCAACCAGTTGCTGTACAACCTGGGTCGACGCGGCATCGAATGGGACCTGCTGCCCTGGCTGCGCGAGCATCAGGTGCCGCTGATGGCCTATTCCCCGCTGGAGCAGGCCCGGCTGCTGCGCCGCCCGTCGCTGGCGGGATTCGCGACGCGGCACGGGATCACCCCCGCGCAGGCGGCACTGGCATGGCTGCTGGCACGCCCGGGCGTGATCGCCATCCCGAAATCGGCCAATCGCGCGCGGGTGCGCGACAACGCCGGCGCGCTGGCGCTCCGGCTGGACGCGGCCCAACTGGCCGAACTCGATACCTTGTTCGTGCCGCCCGCCGGCCCGTCCGCGCTCGCCATGATTTAG
- a CDS encoding YSC84-related protein, producing MQRRSFLAIGTGLAVAASGMLLGACTTTSNSASTDKVAKRREINAAVDGSLDKLYGSVSGSRELAARSRGILVFPNAVSAGFIVGGQYGDGALRVGGSTRGYYNIVAGSVGWQIGAQSKAIILMFMTQEALDKFVASQGWTAGVDATVALAKVGANGVLDTNTAQQPVVGFVVTNAGLMAGLNLEGSKISKMDL from the coding sequence ATGCAACGGAGATCGTTTCTGGCAATCGGCACCGGACTGGCGGTGGCGGCATCCGGCATGCTGCTCGGCGCCTGCACCACCACCTCGAACAGCGCGTCCACGGACAAGGTGGCCAAGCGCCGCGAGATCAATGCCGCCGTCGACGGCTCGCTCGACAAGCTGTATGGCAGCGTGAGCGGCTCGCGCGAACTGGCGGCACGCTCGCGCGGCATCCTGGTCTTCCCCAACGCGGTTTCCGCCGGCTTCATCGTCGGCGGCCAGTACGGCGACGGTGCCTTGCGCGTGGGCGGCAGCACGCGCGGCTACTACAACATCGTGGCAGGCTCGGTGGGCTGGCAGATCGGCGCGCAGTCCAAGGCCATCATCCTGATGTTCATGACCCAGGAGGCGCTCGACAAGTTCGTCGCCAGCCAGGGCTGGACCGCCGGCGTCGACGCCACGGTCGCGCTGGCCAAGGTCGGCGCCAACGGCGTGCTCGACACCAACACCGCGCAGCAGCCGGTGGTGGGCTTCGTCGTCACCAACGCCGGCCTGATGGCTGGCCTGAACCTCGAAGGCAGCAAGATCTCCAAGATGGACCTGTAG
- a CDS encoding Fe2+-dependent dioxygenase has product MLLRIPKVLDAEQLAALRGRLDQAGAAWVDGRVSAGYSGAPVKSNQQIDERTEVAQDCQRLILGVLERHPLFISATLPNIVYPPMFNRYGEGMTFGPHVDGGVRIHPHDGRKLRTDISATLFLSDAASYDGGELQVEDTYGMHSVKLDAGDLVVYPATSLHQVTPVTRGVRVASFFWIQSLVRDDMQRSLLFDLDNAIQRLNASDADAVARRTLVGCYHNLLRQWSET; this is encoded by the coding sequence ATGTTGCTCCGCATTCCCAAAGTGCTCGACGCCGAACAGCTGGCGGCGCTGCGCGGCCGGCTCGACCAGGCCGGCGCGGCCTGGGTCGATGGCCGCGTCTCGGCAGGCTACTCCGGCGCGCCGGTCAAATCCAACCAGCAGATCGACGAGCGCACGGAAGTGGCGCAGGACTGCCAGCGCCTGATCCTCGGCGTGCTCGAGCGGCACCCCTTGTTCATCAGCGCCACGCTGCCGAATATCGTCTACCCGCCGATGTTCAACCGCTACGGCGAGGGCATGACCTTCGGCCCGCACGTGGACGGCGGCGTGCGCATCCACCCGCACGACGGCCGCAAGCTGCGCACCGATATTTCCGCCACGCTGTTCCTGTCCGACGCGGCCAGCTACGACGGTGGCGAATTGCAGGTGGAGGACACCTACGGCATGCACAGCGTCAAGCTCGATGCCGGCGACCTGGTGGTCTACCCGGCCACGAGCCTGCACCAAGTCACGCCGGTCACACGCGGTGTGCGCGTGGCGAGCTTCTTCTGGATCCAGAGCCTGGTGCGCGACGACATGCAGCGCAGCCTGCTGTTCGACCTCGACAATGCCATCCAACGGCTCAATGCCAGCGATGCCGATGCGGTCGCCCGCCGCACCCTGGTGGGCTGCTACCACAACCTGCTGCGCCAGTGGAGCGAGACCTGA
- a CDS encoding tautomerase family protein: protein MPHIDLQISGTPDATLTRRSAATVADLTQRVLGKKPEVIAITVRYVAHADWIIGGRSLAEQDRNAFHLDISVTDETNTKAEKAEFLRKAFAALSELIGKVHPCSYIHVIDARAAAYGYGGLTQEYRHQHG from the coding sequence ATGCCGCACATCGACCTGCAGATCTCGGGCACGCCGGACGCCACGCTCACGCGCCGCAGCGCAGCCACAGTGGCCGATCTCACCCAGCGCGTACTCGGCAAGAAGCCCGAGGTGATCGCCATCACGGTCCGCTACGTCGCGCACGCCGACTGGATCATCGGCGGCCGCTCTCTGGCGGAGCAGGACCGTAACGCCTTCCATCTCGACATCAGCGTGACCGACGAGACCAACACCAAGGCCGAGAAGGCCGAGTTCCTGCGCAAGGCGTTCGCGGCCCTGTCCGAGTTGATCGGCAAGGTCCATCCCTGCTCCTACATCCACGTCATCGACGCGCGCGCCGCGGCCTACGGCTACGGCGGGCTCACGCAGGAATACCGCCACCAGCACGGCTGA
- a CDS encoding DUF2147 domain-containing protein, with product MRHHPSHGITRGIRAAMFVAALLGSAAAFAQSNPAGIWKTIDDSTGKPRGLVEISEKEGVYSGKVIKSFVEDEVKSKVCDKCTDARKDQPIIGMTILTGLRKSGDNEWSGGEILDPENGKVYKSKMSLADNGNKLNVRGFIGISLLGRTQTWVRER from the coding sequence ATGCGTCATCACCCTTCCCATGGCATCACCCGCGGCATTCGCGCCGCGATGTTCGTCGCAGCGCTGCTCGGCAGCGCCGCCGCCTTTGCGCAGTCCAACCCGGCCGGGATCTGGAAGACCATCGACGACAGCACCGGCAAGCCGCGTGGGCTGGTGGAGATCAGCGAGAAGGAAGGCGTCTACAGCGGCAAGGTGATCAAGAGCTTCGTCGAGGACGAGGTGAAGTCGAAGGTGTGCGACAAGTGCACCGACGCGCGCAAGGACCAGCCCATCATCGGCATGACGATCCTGACCGGCCTGCGCAAGTCCGGAGACAACGAATGGAGCGGCGGCGAGATCCTCGACCCGGAGAACGGCAAGGTCTACAAGAGCAAGATGTCGCTCGCCGACAATGGCAACAAGCTGAACGTGCGCGGCTTCATCGGCATCAGCCTGCTCGGCCGCACCCAGACCTGGGTGCGCGAACGCTGA
- a CDS encoding Bug family tripartite tricarboxylate transporter substrate binding protein, producing MRLSATGRALALATPIFAAAFVPGTTAHASDAWPAHVVKFVVPFTPGGANDLVARAAADAVSKRLGQTVIIENRPGAGGIVGADYVAKSKPDGYTFLVGAVGTVTNELIRSKMPYASDDLVPVSLIAVSPSVIVAAPSLPANNLKELVAYSKKQPGGVNFATAGSGSTPHFVEEMLKEKGAALTPVPYKSGSESITAVIGGQVAATSEASVVVLPQIKAGKLKALGATWDKRMSAAPNIPTTAEQGMPEVRIGHWAGIFAPKGTDPAIVKKLNAEMTAAMQTQETRERLLPNGIEPAGGSVESFVAFIKSERERLGRIAKNANMSAD from the coding sequence ATGCGCCTTTCCGCCACCGGCCGTGCCCTGGCCCTCGCCACCCCCATCTTCGCCGCCGCCTTCGTGCCGGGCACCACCGCCCACGCCAGCGATGCCTGGCCGGCGCACGTCGTGAAGTTCGTCGTGCCGTTCACACCCGGTGGCGCCAACGACCTGGTCGCACGCGCGGCGGCGGACGCGGTCAGCAAACGCCTCGGCCAGACCGTGATCATCGAGAACCGTCCGGGCGCCGGCGGCATCGTCGGCGCCGACTATGTCGCCAAGAGCAAGCCGGACGGCTACACCTTCCTGGTCGGCGCGGTCGGCACCGTGACCAACGAGTTGATCCGCAGCAAGATGCCGTATGCCTCGGATGACCTGGTGCCGGTGTCGCTGATCGCCGTGAGCCCGTCGGTCATCGTCGCCGCACCGTCGCTGCCGGCCAACAACCTGAAGGAGCTGGTGGCCTACTCGAAGAAGCAGCCCGGCGGCGTCAACTTCGCCACCGCCGGCAGCGGCAGCACGCCCCACTTCGTCGAGGAGATGCTCAAGGAGAAGGGCGCGGCGCTGACGCCGGTGCCTTACAAGAGCGGTTCGGAGAGCATCACCGCAGTGATCGGCGGCCAGGTCGCGGCGACGTCCGAAGCCAGCGTGGTGGTACTCCCGCAGATCAAGGCCGGCAAGCTGAAGGCGCTCGGCGCAACCTGGGACAAGCGCATGAGCGCCGCGCCCAATATCCCGACCACCGCCGAGCAGGGCATGCCCGAGGTCCGCATCGGACACTGGGCCGGCATCTTCGCGCCCAAGGGGACCGATCCGGCCATCGTCAAGAAGCTGAATGCCGAGATGACTGCAGCCATGCAGACGCAGGAAACGCGGGAGCGCCTGCTGCCGAACGGTATCGAGCCGGCGGGCGGCTCGGTGGAGAGCTTCGTGGCGTTCATCAAATCCGAACGCGAGCGCCTCGGCCGCATTGCCAAGAATGCGAACATGAGCGCCGATTAA